A stretch of Campylobacter gracilis DNA encodes these proteins:
- a CDS encoding formate dehydrogenase subunit gamma encodes MKRLFLALFACIYAQAEEKKYADIVQGNSDVWGNARLENIDSYGNGFGPIFLQFQGHLQSSGFFAWLALGAVLGVIIAFIGHYAIIGPKHFDHHAGKPIYAFNKFERLYHLVAAVAWAILVPTGLIMMFGEEFGGGAFVRFCKNAHGLATIAFAIAVIPMLVTWFWRMLPRTYDIRWMMIVGGYLNKKKRTIPAGKFNAGQKAWFWVATLGGIVMIATGASMFFLDYDIPAMRSALGMSQIEILRASAIIHNFLGAVCAVFLLVHIYMAVFAISGAIHSMIDGHKPEEEVYVLHHYWYRELLDKGQIAKSQFEAKYPRL; translated from the coding sequence ATGAAAAGATTGTTTCTTGCGCTTTTCGCCTGTATTTATGCGCAGGCCGAAGAGAAAAAATACGCCGATATCGTGCAGGGAAATAGCGATGTTTGGGGCAATGCAAGGCTTGAAAACATCGATAGCTACGGCAACGGCTTCGGTCCGATTTTTCTGCAATTTCAAGGACATCTGCAAAGCTCGGGCTTTTTTGCTTGGTTGGCACTGGGCGCGGTTTTGGGCGTAATCATAGCTTTTATTGGGCACTACGCGATCATAGGACCGAAGCACTTCGATCATCATGCAGGAAAGCCGATCTATGCGTTTAATAAATTTGAGCGACTATACCATCTTGTAGCGGCCGTCGCATGGGCGATTTTGGTTCCGACAGGCTTGATTATGATGTTTGGCGAGGAATTCGGCGGCGGCGCTTTCGTGAGGTTTTGTAAAAACGCTCACGGGCTAGCTACGATAGCGTTTGCGATTGCCGTTATACCTATGCTAGTGACATGGTTTTGGCGTATGTTACCGAGAACTTACGATATCAGATGGATGATGATCGTGGGCGGCTATCTAAACAAAAAGAAGCGCACGATTCCTGCGGGTAAATTTAACGCCGGGCAGAAAGCGTGGTTTTGGGTCGCGACTTTAGGCGGCATAGTAATGATAGCTACGGGCGCGTCGATGTTTTTCCTAGACTACGATATTCCCGCAATGAGAAGTGCGCTAGGTATGAGCCAGATCGAAATTTTAAGAGCAAGCGCGATTATTCATAATTTTTTGGGTGCGGTCTGCGCGGTGTTTTTGCTCGTGCATATCTACATGGCGGTCTTTGCGATCAGCGGCGCCATCCACTCGATGATCGACGGACACAAGCCGGAGGAGGAAGTTTACGTCCTTCACCACTACTGGTATCGCGAGCTGTTGGATAAGGGGCAGATCGCCAAATCGCAATTTGAAGCGAAGTACCCGCGCTTATAA
- the yedF gene encoding sulfurtransferase-like selenium metabolism protein YedF: MQLDCRNLNCPEPLLRTKKALGELKIAESLEILVNDIAPRENIKRFLAKNGFEAQISQAGADTLIKTVKTDELKDESIDDIYCDVAAPKRGKVIFLNEEQCGSGPIGKSLLAKFLGAALSLDEKPVKLICVNNAVLITTNRGHECFEAIKKLNEAGAEILSCGSCLEGYKLVDKLAIGEISNAYEIMDVLSKYEVIKL, translated from the coding sequence ATGCAACTAGATTGTCGCAATTTAAATTGCCCGGAACCGCTTTTGCGCACCAAAAAAGCCCTCGGTGAGCTAAAAATTGCAGAGAGTTTAGAAATTTTAGTAAACGACATAGCGCCCCGCGAAAACATAAAACGTTTTTTGGCTAAAAATGGCTTTGAGGCGCAAATTTCACAAGCGGGCGCCGACACTCTCATAAAAACCGTAAAAACTGACGAGCTGAAAGATGAAAGTATCGACGATATTTATTGTGACGTTGCGGCGCCAAAAAGAGGCAAGGTTATATTCCTAAACGAGGAACAGTGCGGAAGCGGCCCGATCGGAAAGAGCTTGCTTGCAAAATTTTTAGGCGCGGCGTTAAGCTTAGACGAAAAACCCGTAAAGCTCATCTGTGTAAACAACGCCGTGCTTATAACCACGAACCGCGGTCACGAATGCTTTGAGGCGATTAAAAAGCTAAACGAAGCGGGAGCTGAAATTTTAAGCTGCGGAAGCTGCCTAGAGGGCTACAAGCTAGTCGATAAGCTCGCAATCGGCGAGATTTCAAACGCATACGAAATCATGGACGTCCTATCAAAATACGAAGTAATCAAGCTATGA
- the selD gene encoding selenide, water dikinase SelD — translation MIYRDFNLTKFIAAAGUAAKLDPAGLTENLGNLIEPNANLLSSTCSNEDASVFRISDDLALVQTLDFITPLVDDPFVFGQIAAANSLSDVFAMGGEVINALNIVGFDDCHFSNEILREILRGGKDKIKECGGALVGGHTISTPEIYYGLSVTGRVNPRKFWSNNTAREGDLLILTKPLGTGIIATAIKAKFLKFEEFRDAIESMILLNFYAVRALAGLKIHAATDVTGFGLLGHALEMINDSVSFKIYPSKIPLLKSALKCLDEGLIPAGSYKNLKFIAPGVDSEPDIMLCDAQTSGGLLLAVAEKDAARALANLKNAGYTSSAIIGEVVARAEHKIYLV, via the coding sequence ATGATCTACAGAGATTTTAACCTCACGAAATTTATTGCAGCCGCCGGTTGAGCCGCCAAGCTTGACCCGGCGGGTCTAACCGAAAATCTTGGAAATTTAATCGAGCCCAATGCAAACCTGCTTTCGTCCACCTGCAGCAACGAAGATGCGAGCGTATTTCGCATAAGCGACGATCTTGCACTCGTGCAGACGCTCGATTTTATCACCCCTTTAGTGGACGATCCGTTTGTCTTCGGACAGATCGCGGCGGCAAACTCCCTAAGCGACGTATTTGCGATGGGCGGCGAAGTGATAAACGCCCTAAACATCGTGGGTTTTGATGATTGTCATTTCTCAAACGAAATTCTACGCGAAATTCTGCGCGGCGGCAAAGACAAGATCAAAGAGTGCGGAGGGGCCTTGGTAGGCGGTCACACCATCTCTACTCCCGAAATTTATTACGGACTTAGCGTCACGGGACGAGTGAATCCGCGTAAATTTTGGAGCAATAATACAGCGCGCGAAGGCGACCTGCTGATCCTAACAAAACCCCTCGGCACGGGCATTATCGCTACGGCTATAAAGGCGAAATTTCTTAAATTTGAAGAATTTCGTGACGCGATAGAGAGCATGATTTTGTTAAATTTTTATGCCGTGCGCGCGCTAGCAGGCTTAAAAATACATGCCGCGACCGACGTAACGGGCTTCGGGCTGCTTGGACACGCCCTTGAGATGATAAACGATAGCGTGAGCTTTAAAATTTATCCTAGCAAAATTCCGCTTCTAAAAAGCGCTCTCAAATGCCTTGATGAAGGACTGATCCCTGCCGGAAGCTATAAAAATTTAAAATTTATCGCGCCTGGTGTCGATTCCGAGCCAGACATAATGCTTTGCGATGCGCAAACCAGCGGCGGACTTCTGCTTGCCGTAGCGGAAAAGGACGCGGCGCGAGCGCTTGCGAATTTAAAAAACGCAGGCTACACTAGTAGCGCTATCATCGGCGAAGTGGTAGCGCGTGCCGAACATAAAATTTATTTAGTTTAA